The Candidatus Aminicenantes bacterium genome has a segment encoding these proteins:
- a CDS encoding DUF4388 domain-containing protein — MAEFSPLYGRLDEVSLPRVLHHMSRESIDGALRVDADDGGVTIHILNGRIRCVFAHPDVASIDEWLLEKGVLSQGRNLERARELMSLESIPFGRAMMNLDFWDPEVFWEWETNYQLFHLYRCFDSEKGTYSVTTGTDTAPAWVSLDLSLHAAIAEGIRRMRNAAVIQRELAGVRALFIYKKTPQTDLVLNPYERHILDLLIRESDLEKVVKNSFFPAPHTRRILFMLLAAEWVSTRPPDEKISHQRSKISAKQTSFNSFEDALNYYNQKYEMVFRVLSKEIGPIALSILQKAITGISDNLPASLRRAQLGAGGGLEEEPVLKSLWYQDFERAIGEFLRGLEEILYAQIYAVKRHLGVEVEQQILKWLNRNGK; from the coding sequence ATGGCTGAATTCTCACCACTTTACGGCCGGCTGGACGAAGTCAGCCTGCCACGGGTTTTGCACCACATGTCGCGTGAGTCAATTGACGGTGCGTTGCGCGTGGATGCGGACGACGGCGGCGTGACCATCCATATTCTGAATGGACGCATCCGCTGTGTATTTGCGCACCCGGATGTCGCTTCCATTGATGAGTGGCTGTTGGAAAAGGGCGTGCTCAGTCAAGGAAGAAATCTGGAACGGGCCCGTGAACTCATGTCCCTCGAATCCATCCCCTTCGGCCGCGCCATGATGAACCTGGATTTCTGGGATCCCGAAGTGTTCTGGGAATGGGAAACCAATTATCAGTTGTTTCACCTCTATCGCTGCTTTGATAGCGAGAAAGGAACCTACAGCGTGACCACGGGAACGGACACCGCGCCGGCATGGGTTTCACTCGATCTCTCTCTGCACGCCGCCATTGCAGAGGGAATCCGTCGCATGCGCAATGCGGCTGTCATCCAGCGTGAATTGGCCGGGGTGCGTGCCCTCTTTATATACAAAAAAACCCCGCAAACAGACCTTGTGCTGAACCCCTACGAGCGGCATATACTGGATTTGTTGATTCGCGAAAGCGACCTGGAGAAAGTGGTAAAGAACAGTTTTTTCCCGGCTCCCCATACCCGGCGTATTTTGTTCATGCTGCTGGCCGCGGAGTGGGTATCCACTCGTCCCCCGGACGAAAAAATTTCGCATCAGCGTTCAAAAATTTCCGCAAAGCAGACTTCCTTTAACTCTTTTGAAGATGCGTTGAATTACTACAACCAGAAGTATGAAATGGTGTTCCGCGTGCTTTCCAAAGAGATCGGACCGATTGCGCTGTCGATCCTGCAGAAAGCCATAACCGGGATCAGCGACAACCTGCCGGCCAGTCTGCGACGGGCGCAGTTGGGTGCCGGCGGCGGCCTGGAAGAAGAACCGGTATTGAAATCGCTATGGTACCAGGATTTTGAGCGCGCCATCGGGGAGTTTCTGCGTGGCCTGGAAGAGATTCTGTACGCGCAGATTTACGCGGTGAAACGCCACCTGGGAGTCGAAGTTGAACAACAGATTCTGAAATGGCTGAATCGCAACGGGAAATAG
- the miaA gene encoding tRNA (adenosine(37)-N6)-dimethylallyltransferase MiaA, producing the protein MTQRLSEFPAVLVQVLGPTGVGKSRLALLLAQKFNAEVISADSMQVYRDFDIGTDKLPLSGRKGIPHHLIDVVGDCSQFNAARFLETAFAAAEAIRKRGKLPLVCGGTALYLRTMIRGLFPQSPSRVVNRRQLQKLAAQQGLDLLWRRLQAVDPEYGAGVNPRDGVRIMRALEIYYNHGAPPSQVFKQSRTPFQSYRFLRIGLTMERSLLYARIDARVERMLERGLLDEVCRLRRRYPPECPPFQALGYREIASYLDGECDWEETVERIKRHSRQLAKRQLTWFRREKDIHWFSLDQEEQVFDLLWTRLEELTHG; encoded by the coding sequence ATGACTCAACGCCTTTCTGAATTCCCAGCCGTCCTGGTCCAGGTCCTCGGCCCCACCGGGGTGGGAAAAAGCCGGCTGGCGCTCCTTCTGGCGCAAAAGTTCAACGCCGAAGTGATTTCGGCGGATTCCATGCAGGTTTACCGGGATTTCGATATCGGCACGGACAAGCTGCCGCTGTCCGGCCGTAAGGGAATACCCCACCACCTGATTGACGTGGTGGGGGATTGCTCTCAGTTTAACGCCGCCCGCTTCCTGGAAACCGCTTTCGCCGCCGCGGAAGCGATCCGGAAGCGAGGCAAACTGCCCCTGGTATGTGGCGGCACCGCCCTCTATCTGCGCACCATGATCCGTGGCCTGTTCCCCCAAAGCCCGTCTCGCGTGGTAAACCGCCGGCAATTGCAAAAACTGGCGGCGCAACAGGGCCTGGATTTGCTTTGGCGGCGCCTGCAAGCGGTGGATCCGGAATACGGCGCCGGCGTAAACCCGCGTGATGGTGTGCGCATCATGCGCGCCCTGGAGATCTACTACAACCATGGAGCCCCCCCCAGTCAGGTATTCAAACAGAGCCGCACGCCTTTTCAGTCGTACCGCTTTCTCCGCATCGGTTTGACCATGGAGCGTTCGCTCCTGTACGCGCGTATCGACGCCCGGGTCGAGCGCATGCTGGAGCGGGGTCTGCTGGATGAGGTTTGCCGGTTGCGGCGGCGTTATCCCCCGGAATGTCCGCCTTTTCAAGCGCTCGGTTATCGCGAGATCGCATCGTACCTGGACGGAGAATGCGATTGGGAAGAGACCGTTGAACGCATCAAGCGCCATTCGCGGCAACTCGCCAAGCGCCAGTTGACCTGGTTCCGCCGCGAAAAGGATATCCACTGGTTTTCACTGGACCAGGAGGAACAGGTTTTTGATTTGCTTTGGACTCGGTTAGAGGAGTTGACCCATGGCTGA
- the hflX gene encoding GTPase HflX, giving the protein MAERVLVAGMFAAQRPLLEIRSILEEMAQLTQSAGGEVAGSLFQRRRSPDSRTLMGRGKVREIAARVQEESLDLVVFFNSLSRIQQRNLESELGCRVIDRTRLILDVFAMRARSLEGKLQVELAQLTYMLPRLTGRGVELSRLGGGIGTRGPGETKLESDRRRIRDRIGVVRRRLDKVIRDRDVQRRARAQRPVPLVSLVGYTSAGKSTLFRRLTGEQVIVSQRLFSTLDPLLRRVDLPDIQPGCFFLLSDTVGFIRDMPAELFRSFRATLEEVVHADILLNIMNGAAHDSDFQEHEVLRVLDEIGVSRDRVINVVNKIDLLAGSACESQRKDGLRVSARTGAGVDQLRREIFDRWFADMERYTLSIPRVDFNMTALEKWALVLERRDLGTSVEVTLLCRPEKMLQYKDSLEGGQP; this is encoded by the coding sequence ATGGCTGAGCGCGTTCTGGTAGCCGGGATGTTCGCCGCCCAGCGTCCCCTGCTGGAGATCCGCTCCATTCTGGAAGAGATGGCGCAGTTGACCCAAAGTGCCGGCGGGGAAGTGGCGGGTAGCCTGTTTCAGCGACGCCGCTCCCCGGATTCCCGCACCTTGATGGGACGGGGAAAAGTGCGTGAAATCGCCGCACGCGTTCAAGAAGAAAGCCTGGACCTGGTGGTTTTTTTTAATTCATTGTCCCGCATCCAGCAACGCAACCTGGAGTCGGAACTCGGGTGTCGCGTGATTGACCGCACCAGGTTGATCCTCGACGTATTCGCCATGCGTGCCCGTTCGTTGGAAGGAAAGCTTCAGGTGGAATTGGCGCAGTTGACTTATATGTTGCCCAGGCTGACCGGCCGTGGTGTGGAACTCTCCCGCCTGGGAGGAGGAATCGGCACCAGGGGTCCGGGTGAAACCAAACTGGAATCCGATCGCCGCCGCATCCGTGATCGCATCGGCGTGGTGCGCCGGCGGCTGGATAAAGTGATCCGTGATCGCGACGTTCAACGCCGGGCCCGCGCCCAGCGCCCGGTTCCCCTGGTTTCCCTGGTGGGATACACTTCCGCCGGCAAATCCACCCTTTTCCGCAGGTTGACGGGAGAGCAAGTGATCGTGTCTCAACGCTTGTTTTCAACCCTGGATCCGTTGCTGAGACGGGTGGACCTGCCTGATATCCAGCCCGGTTGCTTTTTCCTCTTGTCGGATACGGTGGGTTTTATTCGCGACATGCCGGCGGAACTCTTTCGTTCGTTCCGCGCCACCCTGGAAGAAGTGGTGCACGCGGACATCCTGCTCAACATCATGAACGGCGCCGCGCATGATTCCGATTTTCAGGAACACGAAGTGTTGCGGGTGCTCGATGAGATCGGCGTGTCCCGCGACCGGGTAATCAACGTGGTCAACAAAATCGATTTGCTGGCCGGGTCCGCGTGTGAATCCCAACGCAAAGATGGGTTGCGCGTATCGGCCCGAACCGGGGCAGGCGTTGACCAGTTGCGCCGGGAAATTTTCGACCGTTGGTTTGCCGACATGGAGCGCTATACCCTGAGCATCCCGCGTGTGGATTTCAACATGACCGCGCTTGAGAAATGGGCGTTGGTGCTGGAGCGCAGGGATCTGGGAACAAGCGTGGAAGTGACGCTTTTATGCCGGCCGGAAAAAATGCTACAATACAAAGACAGTCTGGAAGGAGGCCAACCATGA
- a CDS encoding tetratricopeptide repeat protein, whose translation MGVGAGAQGSGNKRGSDAFMPAGKNATIQRQSGRRPTMRFWVLIVAFALLAGCVGAPRVRTEVSIPSLETAAVGVDEAYTAGWQRLRSGDTRKAMDMFRRSRADEDRLYVAFGFVYLVRGNLDLARKNFRDALTLNSDSASARLGMAEYHRNQGDMREAFQIYSRLRSEFPDNPWVHLRHEQIRSRQTEKWLSIADRLEQSDNLGPDYRVALEKALYYSPDMPALKQRLAEYLEKKEGGDQVVEVYRDIVESMPGNLEAMQKLGQLYEEKDQYDQALLVYRRLQEKDPGNLDVLNRINALKMRFNETDMPVRLKNIYFKTDLTREELAALLGHYFSDELVMNAAPKIITDIQHSFAREAIVKLCSLGIMDLRPDHTFGVGNQEGLKITRARFAVVMRNLIMHLENQGIRLDLSSGRDLQQASDVLPVHNQHDVIHFMINSSLMELDGEGRFRPAQDITPIAALNSILKIRRRLGTVLVNM comes from the coding sequence ATGGGCGTTGGTGCTGGAGCGCAGGGATCTGGGAACAAGCGTGGAAGTGACGCTTTTATGCCGGCCGGAAAAAATGCTACAATACAAAGACAGTCTGGAAGGAGGCCAACCATGAGATTCTGGGTCCTGATCGTCGCGTTTGCCCTGCTGGCCGGTTGCGTCGGTGCGCCTCGCGTTCGAACTGAAGTCAGCATCCCCAGCCTGGAAACCGCGGCAGTAGGCGTGGATGAAGCCTACACCGCTGGTTGGCAACGGCTGCGATCCGGAGATACCCGCAAGGCAATGGATATGTTCCGCCGCAGTCGCGCCGACGAGGATCGCCTGTACGTGGCCTTCGGTTTCGTTTACCTGGTTCGCGGTAACCTGGACCTGGCCCGAAAAAATTTCCGGGATGCTTTGACCCTGAACAGCGACAGCGCCTCGGCCCGCCTGGGAATGGCCGAATACCACCGCAACCAGGGCGACATGCGCGAAGCGTTCCAAATCTACTCGCGTCTGCGCAGCGAATTTCCCGATAATCCATGGGTTCACTTGCGGCATGAACAGATCCGTTCCCGCCAGACCGAAAAGTGGTTAAGTATCGCGGACCGGCTGGAACAGAGCGACAACCTGGGACCGGATTACCGCGTCGCTCTGGAGAAAGCCCTTTATTACTCTCCGGATATGCCGGCCCTCAAGCAAAGATTGGCGGAGTATCTGGAAAAGAAGGAAGGAGGAGATCAGGTCGTAGAAGTCTATCGCGACATCGTTGAATCCATGCCGGGAAACCTGGAAGCCATGCAAAAACTGGGTCAACTGTATGAGGAGAAGGATCAGTATGATCAGGCCCTGTTGGTCTATCGGCGTCTCCAGGAAAAGGATCCCGGCAACCTGGACGTCCTCAACCGCATCAATGCTCTGAAAATGCGCTTTAATGAAACCGATATGCCTGTGCGCCTTAAAAACATCTATTTCAAAACGGATTTAACCCGCGAAGAGTTGGCCGCCCTGCTCGGGCATTACTTTTCAGACGAGCTGGTGATGAATGCCGCGCCAAAGATCATTACCGACATCCAGCATTCATTTGCCCGCGAAGCCATTGTCAAGCTGTGCAGCCTGGGTATCATGGACTTGCGCCCGGATCACACTTTTGGTGTCGGCAATCAGGAGGGTCTGAAAATAACCCGGGCGCGTTTTGCAGTGGTAATGCGCAACCTGATCATGCACCTGGAAAACCAGGGGATCAGGCTGGATCTTTCCTCCGGCAGAGATCTTCAGCAAGCATCCGATGTGTTGCCCGTACACAACCAGCATGACGTGATCCATTTCATGATCAACTCCAGCCTGATGGAACTGGATGGGGAGGGGCGTTTCCGTCCTGCCCAAGACATTACGCCCATCGCCGCTCTGAATTCCATCCTGAAGATCCGCCGCAGACTGGGGACGGTGCTTGTAAATATGTAA